One Halobaculum roseum DNA segment encodes these proteins:
- a CDS encoding amidohydrolase family protein, whose protein sequence is MSDDDAPGVTTYEGTILVGGDFEAVEGRLVVEDGTIAAIEEAAVASDDIVCPAFVNAHTHIGDSVAKEAGRGLDLDDLVAPPDGLKHRILRDTSTEEKVAAMRRSLRYMHATGTTAHVEFREGGVAGVEGIEAAVDGLPVESVVLGRETVEAMEHPFAAGFGASGARDADFGAERNATRRAGKLFGIHAGERDSLDVEAAMDLDPDHIVHMVHPDETHLDRLADAQWPVVVCPRSNLVTGVGVAPLRELLDRTTVALGTDNVMLNSPSMFREMEFAAKLTDATAVEVLRMATVNGAAVAGLDCGVIEEGRPAKLLVLDGDTDNLAGVRDPVRAVVRRAGEGDVKTVRP, encoded by the coding sequence ATGAGCGACGACGACGCTCCGGGAGTCACCACCTACGAGGGGACGATCCTCGTCGGCGGCGACTTCGAAGCCGTCGAGGGTCGCCTCGTCGTCGAGGACGGGACGATCGCGGCGATCGAGGAGGCCGCCGTCGCCAGCGACGACATCGTCTGCCCGGCGTTCGTCAACGCCCACACCCACATCGGCGACTCCGTCGCGAAGGAGGCCGGCCGGGGGCTCGACCTCGACGACCTCGTCGCGCCGCCGGACGGACTGAAACACCGGATCCTCCGGGACACGAGCACCGAGGAGAAGGTGGCGGCGATGCGCCGCTCGCTGCGGTACATGCACGCGACGGGGACGACCGCGCACGTGGAGTTCCGGGAGGGCGGCGTCGCCGGCGTCGAGGGGATCGAGGCCGCCGTCGACGGCCTGCCGGTCGAGTCGGTCGTGCTCGGCCGCGAGACGGTCGAGGCGATGGAGCACCCCTTCGCCGCCGGCTTCGGCGCCAGCGGCGCCCGCGACGCCGACTTCGGCGCCGAGCGCAACGCGACCCGCCGAGCGGGGAAGCTGTTCGGCATCCACGCCGGCGAGCGCGACTCGCTGGACGTCGAGGCGGCGATGGACCTCGATCCGGACCACATCGTTCACATGGTCCACCCCGACGAGACACACCTCGACCGGCTCGCCGACGCACAATGGCCGGTCGTCGTCTGTCCGCGCTCGAACCTCGTCACCGGCGTCGGCGTGGCGCCGCTGCGCGAGCTGCTCGACCGGACGACGGTCGCGCTCGGGACGGACAACGTGATGCTCAACAGCCCCTCGATGTTCCGCGAGATGGAGTTCGCGGCGAAGCTCACCGACGCCACCGCCGTCGAGGTGCTGCGGATGGCGACCGTCAACGGTGCCGCGGTCGCGGGGCTCGACTGCGGCGTCATCGAGGAGGGGCGCCCCGCCAAGCTGCTCGTGCTCGACGGCGACACCGACAACCTCGCGGGCGTCCGCGACCCCGTCCGCGCGGTCGTGCGCCGCGCCGGCGAGGGCGACGTGAAGACGGTTCGACCGTAG